From the Excalfactoria chinensis isolate bCotChi1 chromosome 1, bCotChi1.hap2, whole genome shotgun sequence genome, one window contains:
- the RAI2 gene encoding retinoic acid-induced protein 2 has product MEELYKETPNLPMDVTSPPAAMANNKLENGVAQLITAEAWNINSADLMKKALSPLVTVPAPSILTPPAESQSGVALKVAATVLQPICLGDSPVVLPIHLQVAGSAAPQMPAGGATPYVMTTQGPVPLPVLLEQHVFQHLNSPLVLPPGTACPASPLHGSLFPGASAPVNQPQLLDPKPSGPGQEPVLPPVFQTPGFAAVLQDLFPSGQGTLGSAPCQPPPDYAALPPQAFSSPLSPLVPPATLLVPYPVIVPLPVPVPIPIPVPIPVPHGAEAKVATDPPKPSVFTPQPCKGTQTPLEKEETKPFDLVHQRDFSQLSRHTVIKMGSENEALDLSMKGPPVPRACEAAPPPPSPEDGALDLSLSSCRKPGGPHGETAGSGPSTEGSPQDKPATPFTSSKAPEAAGKAEGRVAGPGPGPGELLRPPQKWLVEPAGRAACEPKASGNNIEIVSTSQTAKVIVSVKDAVPAIFCGKIKGLSGVSTKNFSFKRDMPQDSVLQCYDVKSQPEPRDNAEALRKPVKNRSVKLKKMNSPEIHILPIKKQRLAAFFPRK; this is encoded by the coding sequence ATGGAGGAGCTCTACAAGGAGACCCCCAACCTGCCCATGGATGTCACCAGCCCGCCGGCAGCCATGGCCAACAACAAGCTGGAGAACGGTGTGGCCCAGCTGATCACAGCGGAGGCCTGGAACATCAACTCAGCTGACCTAATGAAGAAGGCCCTGTCCCCACTAGTGACCGTCCCTGCTCCCTCCATCCTGACACCGCCAGCCGAGTCACAGAGTGGGGTGGCACTGAAGGTGGCGGCCACCGTGCTACAGCCCATCTGCCTTGGGGACAGCCCCGTTGTCCTCCCCATTCACCTGCAGgtggctggcagtgctgccccacAGATGCCGGCCGGTGGTGCCACCCCATACGTCATGACCACGCAGGGCCCCGTCCCACTGCCAGTCCTGCTGGAGCAGCATGTCTTCCAGCACCTCAACTCACCCCTGGTGCTGCCCcctggcactgcctgccctgccagcccccTGCATGGCAGCCTCTTCCCGGGCGCCTCTGCCCCCGTCAatcagccccagctcctggACCCCAAGCCCTCGGGCCCAGGCCAGGAGCCCGTGCTGCCACCCGTCTTTCAGACGCCTGGTTTCGCTGCAGTCCTGCAGGACCTTTTCCCCTCAGGGCAGGGCACCCTGGGCTCAGCCCCCTGCCAGCCACCTCCTGATTATGCTGCCCTCCCACCCCAGGCCTTCAGCTCACCCCTCTCCCCTCTGGTACCCCCTGCCACACTGCTGGTGCCCTACCCTGTCATTGTGCCACTGCCCGTCCCTGTGCCCattcccatccctgtccccatccccgtGCCCCATGGCGCTGAGGCCAAGGTGGCCACCGACCCACCCAAGCCCTCGGTCTTCACCCCGCAGCCCTGCAAGGGCACCCAGACCCCCCTGGAGAAGGAGGAGACAAAGCCCTTCGACCTTGTCCACCAGCGGGACTTCTCCCAGCTAAGCCGCCACACTGTCATCAAGATGGGCAGCGAGAACGAGGCGTTGGACCTCTCCATGAAAGGCCCACCTGTGCCTCGGGCCTGTGAGGCCGCCCCGCCACCGCCATCCCCTGAGGACGGGGCACTGGACCTGTCTCTCTCCTCCTGCCGCAAGCCAGGGGGCCCCCACGGGGAGACAGCCGGCAGCGGGCCCAGCACTGAGGGCAGCCCACAGGACAAGCCGGCCACCCCTTTCACCTCCTCCAAAGCGCCAGAGGCTGCGGGCAAGGCGGAGGGCAGGGTGGCGGGGCCCGGGCCAGGGCCGGGTGAGCTCCTGCGGCCGCCACAGAAGTGGTTGGTGGAACCGGCTGGGAGGGCGGCTTGTGAACCCAAGGCCAGTGGCAACAACATCGAGATCGTCAGCACCTCGCAGACAGCCAAAGTCATCGTCTCCGTCAAGGATGCTGTGCCCGCCATCTTCTGCGGCAAGATCAAGGGCCTGTCGGGGGTGTCCACCAAAAACTTCTCCTTCAAAAGGGACATGCCCCAGGACTCGGTGCTGCAGTGTTATGACGTGAAGAGCCAGCCCGAGCCCCGGGACAACGCCGAGGCGCTTAGGAAACCCGTAAAGAACAGGAGCGTAAagctaaagaaaatgaactcGCCCGAAATACACATTCTTCCAATCAAGAAGCAACGGCTCGCTGCCTTTTTTCCAAGGAAGTAA